A region from the Saccharomonospora azurea NA-128 genome encodes:
- a CDS encoding family 16 glycoside hydrolase, which translates to MRSRSAPFLVSLALLLLLPMINASAAERATDESASGTSAESVTDDEFEKVLLTSDVAQPMTMDIANDGRVFVTSRDGVVRIYHPETGELSVAAELRVFDDHPLPPDPDIEGSKNQEGGLLGLALDPDFDTNGWVYVYYTSRDENNHFLSRFVVEDGRLDVESEIVLLKVPYDKTNCCHVAGDLEFDSAGNLYLSTGDEATPDLNDQYSPLDSRSTHWYNDDRRTSGNTNDLRGKILRITPQADGTYTIPEGNLFTGAEEGGGKTRPEIYAMGFRNPFRISIDPATDRLHIGNYGPDRLGDWTERGPWGFDQYMVTSEPANFGYPFCIGNNYPYRPWDYETNEPLGDFYDCENGPINDSPNNTGLERTPPVKPATIYYPRSWTGWPQTWEGWPGRDINPIPEPFLEMGSGAGGPMSGPVYRYDENLDSPTKFPESYDGRWFLLDYHRGHVKTAVLDENETVTAIDDFMPGQTWSGLMDGQFGPDGSLYVLEGGSFGDSPNAGLYRIDYVGGDGPNPDCATQPAEDGYRPLWDGATLNGWNQAGPGGFAVVPDEDRPGACALESVGDPEGLGMLWHGEEFDSYRLHVDFKAVAEDDNSGVFIGFPDPGDDPWIGVQQGYEIQIDDTGGSPDAADKSKTGSIYTFQAPTSFPTVAGEWNTMEIEVDDPMIRVWINDVLVNEYENPEGSGRDLSSGYVGLQNNRVTDTVYFRDVWIKELGEDQCPEPQTPPEGFVPLFDGETLDGWTQAGPGGFEVDECGLLQPHGGMGLLWYDQKTFDDFTMRVDFRVQDPADNSGVFVRFPDPQGDPWKPVDEGYEVQIYENTDDPLTRTGAIYTFAPAEPLATNPVGEWNTMEIEAIGQEYRVVLNGTEVATYTGDGSRGLDGYVGIQNHADGQEAGENVEFRNVWIKEHDDRLTVDASLGPAEPDGSGGWYVSPVTLTLESNDPEAQLQWRPRTDESEWRTYTEPMVFDEDGIHNIDYRAVVPGGEPSEKEILVGPNGFDFSETEFSVQQNDVVKFQYVPGYPHDVVITDENGEILASRPLGSDWEDDPFYFEATEQGTYYVYCTPHSNRPDPDDPTTWTGMVSTFEVTPADDGEETGIEEIEFLIDRTVPATEATVEGAQDGDAFTGPVTVTLGAQDATSGVSRTEYRMGGEEEPSTYEGPLTVDEPGAHTVEFRSVDRAGNAEEWQSVEFTITAGEPGACPDPDTRETVVIGGVDSGVTNHVREDGCSVNDLILDDAEWRNHGAFVNHVREVTGRLVAEGVLTDKERTAIGSAAARSDIGRGGGPKPV; encoded by the coding sequence ATGCGGAGCAGATCCGCACCGTTCCTTGTGTCCCTGGCCCTGCTGCTGTTGTTACCCATGATCAACGCGTCCGCCGCCGAGCGGGCGACCGACGAGAGCGCGTCCGGAACGTCCGCCGAGTCGGTGACGGACGACGAGTTCGAGAAAGTGCTGTTGACCTCCGACGTCGCGCAGCCGATGACGATGGACATCGCGAACGACGGCCGGGTGTTCGTCACCAGCCGCGACGGCGTCGTCCGGATCTATCACCCGGAGACGGGCGAGCTGAGCGTCGCAGCCGAACTCCGTGTCTTCGACGACCATCCGTTGCCGCCGGACCCGGACATCGAGGGCTCCAAGAACCAGGAGGGTGGACTCCTCGGTCTGGCGTTGGACCCCGACTTCGACACCAACGGCTGGGTGTACGTGTACTACACCAGCCGAGACGAGAACAACCACTTCCTCTCGCGATTCGTGGTGGAGGACGGCCGGCTCGACGTCGAGTCGGAGATCGTCCTTCTGAAGGTGCCCTACGACAAGACGAACTGCTGCCACGTGGCGGGGGATCTCGAATTCGATTCGGCGGGCAACCTCTACCTGAGCACGGGCGACGAGGCGACCCCGGATCTGAACGACCAGTACTCGCCGCTCGACAGTCGTTCGACCCACTGGTACAACGACGACCGCCGCACGTCGGGCAACACGAACGACCTGCGGGGGAAGATCCTGCGGATCACTCCGCAGGCGGACGGCACCTACACGATCCCGGAGGGCAACCTCTTCACGGGAGCCGAGGAGGGTGGCGGCAAGACCCGGCCGGAGATCTACGCGATGGGTTTCCGGAACCCGTTCCGGATCTCGATCGACCCCGCGACCGACCGCCTGCACATCGGCAACTACGGACCCGACCGCCTGGGCGACTGGACCGAGCGGGGACCGTGGGGTTTCGACCAGTACATGGTGACGTCGGAGCCGGCGAACTTCGGTTATCCCTTCTGCATCGGCAACAACTACCCGTACCGCCCGTGGGACTACGAGACGAACGAGCCGCTCGGTGACTTCTACGACTGCGAGAACGGGCCGATCAACGACTCGCCGAACAACACCGGGTTGGAGCGCACGCCGCCGGTGAAGCCGGCGACGATCTACTACCCGCGCAGCTGGACGGGCTGGCCGCAGACGTGGGAAGGGTGGCCAGGCCGGGACATCAACCCGATCCCCGAGCCGTTCCTGGAGATGGGTTCCGGCGCCGGTGGGCCGATGTCGGGGCCGGTGTACCGCTACGACGAGAACCTCGACTCGCCGACGAAGTTCCCCGAGAGCTACGACGGACGCTGGTTCCTGCTCGACTACCACCGCGGTCACGTGAAGACGGCCGTGCTCGACGAGAACGAGACCGTCACCGCGATCGACGACTTCATGCCCGGACAGACGTGGTCGGGCCTCATGGACGGGCAGTTCGGTCCGGACGGCTCGCTCTACGTGCTGGAGGGCGGCTCGTTCGGCGACAGCCCGAACGCAGGTCTGTACCGCATCGACTACGTCGGCGGTGACGGGCCGAACCCCGACTGTGCCACGCAGCCGGCCGAGGACGGGTACCGGCCGCTGTGGGACGGAGCGACGCTGAACGGCTGGAACCAGGCCGGGCCGGGCGGGTTCGCCGTCGTCCCGGACGAGGACCGGCCGGGCGCGTGTGCCCTGGAGTCGGTCGGTGACCCCGAGGGACTCGGGATGTTGTGGCACGGCGAGGAGTTCGACTCCTACCGGCTGCACGTCGACTTCAAGGCCGTGGCGGAGGACGACAACTCCGGTGTGTTCATCGGGTTCCCCGACCCCGGTGACGACCCGTGGATCGGAGTGCAGCAGGGCTACGAGATCCAGATCGACGACACCGGGGGCTCACCCGACGCCGCGGACAAGTCGAAGACCGGGTCGATCTACACCTTCCAGGCACCGACGTCGTTCCCGACGGTGGCCGGTGAGTGGAACACGATGGAGATCGAGGTCGACGACCCGATGATCCGGGTGTGGATCAACGACGTGCTGGTGAACGAGTACGAGAACCCGGAGGGTTCGGGGCGCGACCTCTCGTCCGGCTACGTCGGGCTCCAGAACAACCGGGTCACGGACACCGTCTACTTCCGTGACGTCTGGATCAAGGAGCTCGGCGAGGACCAGTGCCCGGAGCCGCAGACTCCTCCGGAGGGCTTCGTGCCCCTGTTCGACGGCGAGACGCTGGACGGCTGGACTCAGGCCGGTCCCGGTGGGTTCGAGGTCGACGAGTGCGGGCTGCTCCAGCCGCACGGCGGGATGGGTCTGCTCTGGTACGACCAGAAGACGTTCGACGACTTCACCATGCGCGTCGACTTCCGGGTCCAGGACCCCGCCGACAACTCCGGTGTGTTCGTCCGCTTCCCCGACCCGCAAGGTGATCCGTGGAAGCCGGTGGACGAGGGCTACGAGGTCCAGATCTACGAGAACACCGACGATCCGCTGACCCGGACCGGCGCGATCTACACCTTCGCCCCGGCCGAACCACTGGCGACCAACCCGGTCGGCGAGTGGAACACGATGGAGATCGAGGCGATCGGGCAGGAGTACCGCGTCGTCCTCAACGGCACCGAGGTCGCCACGTACACCGGTGACGGAAGCCGCGGCCTCGACGGCTACGTCGGTATCCAGAACCACGCCGACGGTCAGGAGGCGGGGGAGAACGTCGAGTTCCGCAACGTCTGGATCAAGGAACACGACGACCGGCTGACGGTCGACGCCTCGCTGGGTCCGGCCGAACCGGACGGCTCCGGCGGCTGGTATGTCTCGCCCGTCACGCTCACTCTGGAGTCGAACGACCCCGAGGCGCAGCTGCAGTGGCGTCCGAGGACCGACGAGTCGGAGTGGCGCACGTACACAGAGCCGATGGTCTTCGACGAGGACGGCATCCACAACATCGACTACCGGGCCGTGGTGCCCGGTGGCGAACCGTCCGAGAAGGAGATCCTGGTCGGGCCGAACGGGTTCGACTTCAGCGAGACCGAGTTCAGCGTGCAGCAGAACGACGTCGTCAAGTTCCAGTACGTCCCCGGATACCCCCACGACGTGGTGATCACGGACGAGAACGGCGAGATCCTGGCCTCTCGCCCGCTGGGGTCGGACTGGGAGGACGATCCGTTCTACTTCGAGGCGACGGAACAGGGCACGTACTACGTGTACTGCACGCCGCACTCGAACCGCCCGGATCCGGACGACCCGACGACGTGGACCGGGATGGTCTCGACCTTCGAGGTCACCCCTGCCGACGACGGCGAGGAAACGGGGATCGAGGAGATCGAGTTCCTGATCGACCGGACGGTGCCGGCCACCGAGGCGACCGTGGAGGGCGCGCAGGACGGTGACGCCTTCACCGGCCCCGTGACGGTGACCCTGGGCGCGCAGGACGCCACGTCCGGGGTGTCGCGGACCGAGTACCGCATGGGCGGCGAGGAGGAGCCGTCGACCTACGAGGGGCCGCTGACCGTGGACGAGCCCGGTGCGCACACCGTCGAGTTCCGGTCCGTGGACCGGGCTGGCAACGCCGAGGAGTGGCAGTCGGTCGAGTTCACCATCACCGCCGGTGAACCGGGAGCCTGCCCCGATCCGGACACGCGGGAGACCGTCGTGATCGGCGGCGTCGACAGCGGCGTCACCAATCACGTGCGTGAGGACGGGTGCTCGGTCAACGACCTCATCCTCGACGACGCCGAGTGGCGAAACCACGGTGCCTTCGTCAATCACGTGCGGGAGGTGACCGGCCGGTTGGTGGCCGAGGGCGTGCTGACCGACAAGGAACGAACCGCCATCGGCAGTGCCGCGGCACGCAGTGACATCGGCCGCGGTGGAGGCCCGAAGCCGGTGTGA
- a CDS encoding ROK family transcriptional regulator → MRATGLSRPTVSAAISTLMADGWVEETEAADVGSPRMGRPARVLRFRADARHVLGVDVGPHKIHCAVADLNGTVVSQIRREVTESDTPAVLLGRVEDTMQRVLDAVPVPRSSLAAVGIGTPGIVDRRGAVLQAPSVPGWDSLELGSLLSRIAPCPVHTENDVNLAVLAERWQGAGDDADDLILVQWGVRVGAAILVNGQLHRGAHGAAGEIGFVELDTEPQGVQADGLGPLESAVGTDWILRRAHDLGDASPDAAAVLRAADGGDPRALQVLDEACDRLARGLASFVSAIDPELVILGGTITLAGDAVLAGMRRHLTRRALVMPRLALSRLGDDAVALGAVRVALADAQRRLLDVYATASPVEQR, encoded by the coding sequence ATGCGCGCCACCGGCTTGTCGCGTCCCACGGTCAGCGCAGCGATTTCCACGCTGATGGCCGACGGTTGGGTCGAGGAGACGGAGGCCGCCGACGTCGGATCACCGCGCATGGGCAGACCGGCCCGTGTCCTGCGATTCCGTGCGGACGCCCGGCACGTTCTCGGTGTCGACGTCGGACCGCACAAAATTCACTGCGCGGTCGCCGACCTCAATGGAACCGTCGTTTCGCAAATACGTCGTGAGGTCACCGAATCGGACACGCCGGCAGTATTGCTCGGCCGGGTCGAGGACACCATGCAACGCGTGCTGGACGCCGTGCCGGTGCCGAGGTCGTCGCTCGCCGCGGTGGGCATCGGGACGCCGGGGATAGTCGACCGGCGTGGAGCCGTCCTGCAGGCGCCGTCCGTCCCCGGTTGGGACTCGCTGGAACTCGGCAGCCTGCTCTCGCGTATCGCCCCCTGCCCCGTGCACACCGAGAACGACGTCAACCTCGCCGTCCTGGCCGAACGGTGGCAAGGCGCGGGCGACGACGCCGACGATCTGATTCTCGTGCAGTGGGGTGTCCGCGTGGGGGCGGCGATCCTGGTGAACGGCCAGTTGCACCGTGGCGCGCACGGAGCGGCGGGCGAGATCGGGTTCGTGGAGCTCGACACCGAACCGCAGGGCGTGCAGGCCGACGGGCTCGGTCCGTTGGAATCGGCGGTCGGCACCGACTGGATTCTGCGCCGGGCACACGACCTCGGGGACGCGAGCCCGGATGCCGCTGCGGTCCTGCGCGCCGCGGACGGCGGCGACCCGCGGGCGCTGCAGGTGCTCGACGAGGCCTGTGACCGGCTGGCGCGCGGGCTGGCCTCCTTCGTGTCGGCGATCGATCCGGAACTGGTCATCCTCGGTGGCACCATCACACTCGCCGGCGATGCGGTGCTCGCCGGGATGCGGCGGCACCTGACCCGACGCGCACTCGTCATGCCCCGACTGGCGCTCTCCCGCCTCGGCGACGACGCCGTCGCGTTGGGAGCCGTGCGGGTGGCTCTCGCCGACGCGCAACGACGACTCCTGGACGTCTACGCGACGGCGTCCCCCGTCGAACAGCGGTAG
- a CDS encoding hemerythrin domain-containing protein — MGEYSEAAERLTSFGTQLLEVHIWLREMLEDLQDHIDDYVAGKGLPPRDLRAHCLSFCTALSRHHTGEDKNAFPVIAERFPELRTVLSDLRTDHNQLDWLLNRLQNLLDGLPAEPDPSTAATVREEVEALSAIMQTHFLYEEKKLFSVLNSMDVPEWRENRPSFLEIDDD, encoded by the coding sequence ATGGGCGAGTATTCCGAGGCTGCCGAACGACTCACCTCTTTCGGTACACAACTGCTCGAGGTGCACATCTGGCTGCGGGAGATGTTGGAGGACCTGCAGGACCACATCGACGACTATGTCGCCGGCAAAGGCCTGCCACCCAGGGATCTGCGGGCCCACTGCCTGTCGTTCTGCACGGCACTGAGCCGGCACCACACGGGCGAGGACAAGAACGCCTTCCCCGTCATCGCCGAGCGGTTTCCCGAACTGCGCACGGTGCTGTCGGATCTGCGCACCGACCACAACCAGCTGGACTGGTTGCTGAACAGGTTGCAGAACCTGCTCGACGGGCTGCCCGCCGAGCCGGATCCGTCCACTGCCGCGACGGTCCGCGAGGAGGTCGAGGCACTGTCGGCGATCATGCAGACGCACTTCCTCTACGAGGAGAAGAAGCTGTTCTCCGTCCTCAACTCGATGGACGTGCCCGAGTGGCGCGAGAATCGCCCGAGTTTCCTGGAGATCGACGACGACTGA
- a CDS encoding nitroreductase/quinone reductase family protein, which yields MTEEDTDHSGFDIAASQRDIIEEFRQNDGKLGGMFEGWTLCVLTTIGAKSGRRRESLLGYFEVDGRPLVVASAMGSDTNPAWYHNVRNNPDVTVETGTDTYRAIATIPEGEERDALFARVVEQAPGMGEYQARTSRTIPVVTFTRVGAGV from the coding sequence TTGACCGAGGAAGACACGGACCACTCAGGATTCGACATCGCCGCGTCCCAGCGCGACATCATCGAGGAATTCCGGCAGAACGACGGCAAGCTCGGCGGAATGTTCGAGGGGTGGACGCTGTGCGTGCTCACCACCATCGGAGCGAAGAGCGGGCGCCGCAGGGAATCCCTGCTCGGGTACTTCGAGGTCGACGGCCGACCGCTGGTCGTGGCCTCGGCGATGGGCTCGGACACCAACCCCGCCTGGTACCACAACGTCAGGAACAACCCGGACGTCACCGTGGAGACCGGGACCGACACGTACCGGGCGATCGCGACGATCCCCGAGGGCGAGGAACGCGACGCGCTCTTCGCCCGGGTGGTCGAGCAGGCTCCGGGCATGGGCGAGTACCAGGCCAGGACCTCGCGAACGATTCCCGTCGTCACCTTCACCCGGGTGGGCGCCGGTGTCTGA
- a CDS encoding hemerythrin domain-containing protein, which yields MSDAQERARGLGDFLVESHDWLRAELAHLRAQMDELVENDGAGPVHRLPGDLAQQLRQHCLEFCGALEEHHTGEDRGAFPMLASRYPEIEPELTRLGEEHEVVAELHKKIARLVQDYVPGQTDPTRLRADLERLAGDLEAHFEYEEKTVVDLLNTLGPAPSIP from the coding sequence GTGTCTGACGCGCAGGAGCGGGCCCGAGGCCTGGGCGACTTCCTCGTCGAGAGTCACGACTGGTTGCGCGCGGAACTCGCACACCTGCGCGCGCAGATGGACGAGCTCGTCGAGAACGACGGCGCGGGGCCTGTGCACAGGCTGCCCGGTGACCTGGCACAGCAGCTACGGCAGCACTGTCTCGAATTCTGCGGTGCCCTTGAGGAGCACCACACCGGGGAGGACCGGGGTGCGTTCCCGATGCTGGCCTCCCGGTATCCCGAGATCGAGCCCGAGCTGACCAGACTCGGAGAGGAACACGAGGTCGTCGCGGAGCTGCACAAAAAGATCGCACGACTCGTGCAGGACTACGTGCCGGGACAGACCGACCCGACTCGCCTCCGCGCCGACCTGGAGCGGCTGGCCGGCGACCTCGAAGCTCACTTCGAGTACGAGGAGAAGACGGTCGTGGACCTGCTCAACACCCTGGGCCCGGCCCCGAGCATCCCCTGA
- a CDS encoding ADP-ribosylglycohydrolase family protein yields the protein MIDLIDTDRVRGCLLAGAAGDALGAPVEFDSWSRIEHDFGSRGITGYTAQRGFGFGAITDDTQMTLFTLEGLLRARERGTDPVDEVRTAYLDWFATQGGDVPHRTGELVHDRRLHARRAPGLTCLSALEALAVGKAAVNDSKGCGGVMRVAPVALVAEPGAPDWAIFTLAAELARLTHHHPSGFLPAGVLAVMVRALLGTASVEQALDAGLTSLRENAGAEERAETERALHDAVASARGGTPPPGRIEQHLGGGWTGESALAIAVCAALCASDLRDGVRVAVNHSGDSDSTGAIAGNLLGARDGVAAIPPEWLDRLECRDLVEKLAEQVARVRGRAALRGCSGPGPGC from the coding sequence GTGATCGACCTGATCGACACCGACCGGGTCCGGGGTTGTCTGCTCGCCGGGGCCGCGGGCGATGCGTTGGGTGCTCCCGTCGAGTTCGACTCCTGGAGCAGGATCGAACACGACTTCGGCTCGCGCGGCATCACCGGCTACACCGCGCAGCGCGGCTTCGGGTTCGGCGCGATCACCGACGACACGCAGATGACGTTGTTCACGCTGGAGGGGCTGCTGCGCGCCCGCGAGCGGGGTACCGATCCCGTGGACGAGGTCCGGACCGCCTATCTCGACTGGTTCGCCACCCAGGGTGGGGACGTGCCGCACCGGACCGGCGAGCTCGTCCACGACCGACGCCTGCACGCGCGCCGTGCACCGGGTCTCACCTGCCTGTCCGCGCTGGAGGCCCTCGCCGTGGGGAAGGCCGCGGTCAACGACTCCAAGGGCTGTGGTGGCGTCATGCGGGTCGCTCCGGTGGCCCTCGTGGCGGAGCCCGGGGCGCCGGACTGGGCGATCTTCACCCTCGCCGCGGAACTCGCACGGCTCACCCACCACCACCCGTCCGGGTTCCTCCCCGCCGGGGTCCTCGCGGTCATGGTGCGCGCGCTGCTGGGGACCGCATCGGTCGAGCAGGCGCTCGACGCGGGTCTCACCTCGTTGCGCGAGAACGCCGGTGCGGAGGAGCGTGCGGAGACGGAGCGGGCGTTGCACGACGCGGTGGCGTCGGCCCGTGGGGGAACACCCCCTCCCGGTCGGATCGAGCAGCACCTCGGCGGTGGCTGGACCGGTGAGTCCGCCCTCGCCATCGCGGTGTGCGCGGCGTTGTGCGCGTCGGATCTGCGCGACGGCGTGCGCGTCGCGGTGAACCACTCCGGCGACTCGGACTCCACCGGCGCCATCGCGGGCAACCTGCTGGGCGCGCGCGACGGCGTCGCGGCGATCCCGCCGGAATGGCTCGACCGGCTGGAATGCCGCGACCTCGTCGAGAAGCTGGCCGAGCAGGTCGCCCGCGTGCGCGGTCGAGCTGCACTCAGGGGATGCTCGGGGCCGGGCCCAGGGTGTTGA
- a CDS encoding ArsR/SmtB family transcription factor → MASATHPDLEAVDLPTVLAALADPVRLGLVRFLSDGEERGWGQLDVPVAKSTLSYHLKVLRSAGITRTREEGTRCFVRLRDTELEQRFPGLLSSVVGLASSDGRVVRVGLRTE, encoded by the coding sequence ATGGCTTCCGCAACACATCCGGACCTGGAGGCGGTGGACCTGCCGACCGTGCTCGCCGCTCTGGCCGATCCCGTTCGGCTCGGTCTCGTGCGGTTCCTCAGCGACGGTGAGGAACGCGGTTGGGGGCAGTTGGACGTCCCGGTCGCGAAGTCGACGCTCAGCTATCACCTCAAGGTGCTGAGGTCGGCGGGGATCACGCGGACGCGGGAGGAGGGCACCCGCTGTTTCGTGCGGCTCCGCGACACCGAGCTGGAGCAGCGGTTCCCCGGCCTGCTGAGCAGCGTGGTCGGTCTGGCGTCGTCGGACGGTCGAGTGGTGCGAGTCGGACTGCGCACCGAGTGA
- a CDS encoding MFS transporter: MRARHPAWLPTLFVGMLALGTDEFVIAGILPAVADDLRVSPGTAGQLVTAFGLAFAVGAPVLAVITDRVDRKTLLVAGLGVFALANAAVAISDDFTITLVLRVVAGLAAAVVSPTCLAIAGTAAPEGRSGRYLAIVTAGLTVALFTGVPFGAFVGTVTSWRVTFALIAAVAVIVGVLASLMAPTVPGGTVTGLRSRLAPLRDPRVLSLVTAMFLSGAGGLAFYNYLGAILTDRVAATANTVTVVLVVVGVVGVAAVVLGGFLSDRLAPRWATGAVLGGHCLALGLVALHLSGTQTLGAATFLLIGAWSLFAWGLSPVMQAAVLRAAPAQPMLAMALGISGLYGGSAVGAAVGGRLFDQHGSATVPAVGTGFLLVAVLCAAWGTRPSPSGGGRAASYPATSSRQ, encoded by the coding sequence GTGCGCGCCCGACACCCGGCCTGGTTGCCGACCCTGTTCGTGGGCATGCTCGCCCTCGGTACCGACGAGTTCGTGATCGCGGGCATACTGCCGGCGGTGGCGGACGACCTCCGGGTCTCACCCGGCACGGCAGGACAGTTGGTGACCGCGTTCGGCCTCGCGTTCGCCGTGGGCGCACCGGTTCTCGCGGTGATCACCGACCGCGTCGACCGCAAGACCCTTCTCGTCGCGGGCCTGGGCGTGTTCGCGCTGGCCAACGCGGCCGTGGCGATCAGCGACGACTTCACGATCACCCTGGTGCTGCGGGTCGTGGCGGGACTCGCGGCCGCCGTCGTCTCACCGACCTGTCTGGCCATCGCGGGCACCGCCGCTCCGGAGGGGCGCAGTGGCCGCTACCTCGCGATCGTCACCGCCGGGCTCACGGTCGCCCTGTTCACCGGTGTGCCGTTCGGCGCGTTCGTCGGCACGGTGACCTCGTGGCGCGTGACGTTCGCCCTCATCGCCGCCGTCGCCGTGATCGTCGGCGTGCTCGCCTCCCTGATGGCTCCCACGGTCCCCGGAGGGACGGTCACCGGCCTGCGCTCTCGCCTGGCCCCGCTTCGCGATCCCCGGGTGCTGTCGCTGGTCACCGCCATGTTCCTGTCCGGCGCGGGAGGCCTCGCCTTCTACAACTACCTCGGAGCGATCCTCACCGACCGAGTCGCGGCCACGGCGAACACCGTCACCGTGGTCCTGGTCGTCGTCGGCGTGGTGGGCGTGGCCGCGGTCGTCCTCGGCGGGTTCCTCAGCGACCGACTGGCCCCCCGATGGGCCACCGGAGCCGTCCTGGGCGGACACTGCCTCGCCCTGGGGCTCGTCGCGCTCCACCTGTCGGGAACGCAAACGTTGGGGGCGGCGACGTTCCTCCTCATCGGAGCATGGTCGCTGTTCGCCTGGGGGCTGAGTCCGGTCATGCAGGCGGCCGTCCTGCGTGCGGCACCGGCACAGCCGATGCTCGCCATGGCACTCGGCATCAGCGGGCTGTACGGGGGCAGCGCGGTCGGCGCCGCCGTCGGCGGCCGGCTCTTCGACCAGCACGGCTCGGCCACCGTCCCCGCCGTCGGGACCGGGTTCCTCCTCGTCGCCGTGCTGTGCGCGGCCTGGGGAACGCGTCCGAGCCCTTCCGGCGGCGGGCGAGCCGCGAGCTACCCGGCCACGTCCTCGCGCCAGTAG
- a CDS encoding PIG-L family deacetylase, with protein MPHVVYYVSGHPDDVLLFKGEMLHGDLHWPDVKVVNVVTTAGDAGRVDDWWWAREHGFVDAFRVATDEDFEPDTVSVNGHELLRYGAGVWTSYFLRLPDGNVDGGGFPATGHQSLSRLRDGDVDGLDSVPTRGLPSEHYSSWADVVDTLREILARERDGATNAHPWLNCPDPDRSLNPGDHPDHYATADAVAEFAAEDGYNRAWWVSYDTANRAPNLSGTALANKRRLYYDGYVDLVGRVMGSTPPEADPEWDRWGAKDYWREDVAG; from the coding sequence ATGCCGCACGTCGTGTACTACGTGAGCGGGCATCCGGACGACGTGTTGCTCTTCAAGGGGGAGATGCTGCACGGCGACCTGCACTGGCCCGACGTGAAGGTCGTCAACGTCGTGACCACCGCCGGGGACGCGGGCCGGGTCGACGACTGGTGGTGGGCTCGTGAGCACGGCTTCGTGGACGCGTTCCGCGTGGCCACGGACGAAGACTTCGAGCCGGACACCGTGTCGGTGAACGGGCATGAGCTCCTGCGCTACGGCGCCGGCGTGTGGACGAGCTACTTCCTGCGCCTGCCCGACGGCAACGTCGACGGCGGCGGGTTCCCGGCGACCGGGCACCAGAGCCTGTCCCGGTTGCGTGACGGTGACGTCGACGGCCTCGACAGCGTGCCCACGCGGGGTCTGCCGTCGGAGCACTACTCCTCGTGGGCCGACGTGGTCGACACGCTCCGGGAGATCCTCGCGCGGGAACGTGACGGCGCCACCAACGCGCATCCGTGGCTCAACTGCCCCGACCCCGACCGGAGTCTCAACCCCGGCGACCATCCGGACCACTACGCCACCGCCGACGCGGTGGCCGAGTTCGCGGCCGAGGACGGTTACAACCGCGCGTGGTGGGTGTCCTACGACACCGCCAACCGGGCGCCGAACCTGTCCGGGACGGCGTTGGCGAACAAGCGTCGGCTCTACTACGACGGCTACGTCGACCTGGTCGGGAGGGTGATGGGTTCGACGCCGCCGGAGGCCGATCCGGAATGGGATCGCTGGGGCGCCAAGGACTACTGGCGCGAGGACGTGGCCGGGTAG
- a CDS encoding excalibur calcium-binding domain-containing protein, protein MIDFLLVIVLIGVPVALFVKRRWIAQLADRKVFLAVVGVAWVLVIGVLARAADTDAMQNLAQDGGSDAKADADTGDSPAAGSGSGAGDGVGVHRVLSGDTLILADARRVRVLGIDAPDRGEPCFAESRDELKRLIGSAPVTLTADPSRPDIDPSGYLLRYVEETHFVDGDVSVQQARAGMAHYDAGESRLEQATDIREAEARASEREIGIWADPPCGAESSDTETSSPTTEPEPEPNPEPKPQPKPAPKPDPDPEPAPRPAPDPSEGDDSGGGVAYYPNCDAARAAGAAPLYAGEPGYSRKLDRDGDGVACE, encoded by the coding sequence ATGATCGATTTCCTACTCGTGATCGTGCTGATCGGCGTGCCCGTCGCGCTGTTCGTCAAACGCCGTTGGATCGCGCAGCTCGCCGACCGGAAAGTCTTCCTCGCGGTCGTCGGGGTCGCGTGGGTCCTGGTGATCGGGGTCCTCGCCAGGGCAGCCGATACGGACGCGATGCAGAACCTGGCGCAGGACGGTGGCAGTGATGCGAAGGCCGACGCGGACACCGGCGACTCCCCTGCCGCCGGAAGCGGTTCCGGCGCGGGCGACGGCGTGGGCGTGCACCGAGTCCTGAGTGGGGACACCCTGATCCTGGCCGACGCCCGTCGAGTACGCGTGCTCGGTATCGACGCGCCCGACCGGGGCGAGCCGTGCTTCGCGGAATCACGGGACGAGTTGAAACGGCTGATCGGCTCCGCGCCCGTCACGCTGACCGCCGACCCGAGCCGACCCGACATCGACCCCTCTGGATACCTGCTGCGCTACGTCGAGGAGACCCACTTCGTCGACGGTGACGTGTCGGTGCAACAGGCGCGCGCCGGGATGGCGCACTACGACGCGGGGGAGAGCCGGCTCGAACAGGCCACGGACATCCGCGAAGCGGAGGCCCGGGCGTCCGAGCGCGAGATCGGCATCTGGGCCGACCCGCCCTGCGGTGCGGAGTCGTCGGACACGGAGACATCCTCCCCGACGACCGAACCCGAACCGGAGCCGAACCCCGAGCCGAAGCCCCAACCGAAACCCGCCCCCAAGCCCGACCCGGATCCTGAACCAGCTCCGCGTCCGGCGCCGGACCCGAGCGAGGGCGACGACTCCGGTGGCGGCGTCGCCTACTACCCGAACTGCGATGCCGCCCGCGCGGCCGGAGCGGCACCGCTCTATGCGGGTGAACCGGGCTACTCCCGCAAACTCGACCGGGACGGCGACGGCGTCGCCTGCGAGTGA